One region of Flavobacterium sp. KACC 22763 genomic DNA includes:
- a CDS encoding CcoQ/FixQ family Cbb3-type cytochrome c oxidase assembly chaperone, whose product MFEQIKHNMETISGVELYPIISLLIFFFFFVGLGIWVFSYRKEKIQEMSNIPLDEGLSVITKDR is encoded by the coding sequence ATGTTTGAACAGATAAAACACAATATGGAAACAATATCGGGTGTAGAATTATACCCGATTATTTCCCTCTTGATTTTCTTCTTCTTCTTTGTAGGATTAGGCATTTGGGTGTTCTCTTATAGAAAAGAAAAAATTCAAGAAATGAGTAATATACCTTTAGATGAAGGACTTAGTGTAATCACAAAAGATAGATAA
- a CDS encoding cbb3-type cytochrome c oxidase N-terminal domain-containing protein yields MKKFFPVYVRVPLIFFIVFALMEYFIDSGDKPAFVKYPMVSLFLFVFLFILIAIEITLSAVNRVMFQLLSPEEKAQKELEESLSFKESTWFKNLMHKLTKTEPIEKEGDLLMDHDYDGIKELDNNLPPWWVYLFYICIIFGVIYVVRYDVLGADDQEMELKKEMAQAKIDVEEYMKTAPDLMDEKTVVLLTDAPSLDEGKTIFTTNCAACHRADAGGQIGPNLTDDKWILGGGIKNLFHTITNGGRDGKGMIAWKGTLKPKEIQKVASYILSLQGSNPKDPKEAEGEVWVDDSAPKTDAAAATTKDTTEVKK; encoded by the coding sequence ATGAAAAAGTTTTTCCCAGTATATGTTAGAGTACCGTTGATTTTCTTCATCGTATTTGCTTTGATGGAATATTTTATAGACTCAGGCGACAAGCCAGCTTTTGTAAAATATCCTATGGTATCACTCTTTTTATTTGTCTTTTTGTTTATTCTAATTGCCATTGAGATTACGCTTAGCGCTGTAAATCGAGTGATGTTCCAATTATTATCGCCAGAAGAAAAAGCTCAAAAAGAACTTGAAGAAAGTTTAAGCTTCAAAGAAAGCACTTGGTTTAAAAACCTAATGCATAAATTGACTAAAACAGAACCAATTGAAAAAGAAGGTGACTTATTGATGGATCATGATTATGACGGAATCAAAGAGCTAGATAATAATTTACCGCCTTGGTGGGTGTATTTATTTTACATATGTATCATTTTTGGAGTAATTTATGTTGTTCGTTACGATGTTTTAGGTGCGGATGATCAGGAAATGGAATTGAAAAAAGAAATGGCACAGGCAAAAATTGATGTTGAAGAGTACATGAAAACAGCTCCAGATTTAATGGACGAAAAAACAGTTGTTTTGCTAACAGATGCACCAAGTTTAGATGAAGGTAAAACAATCTTTACAACCAATTGTGCTGCTTGTCACCGTGCCGATGCAGGAGGGCAGATTGGACCAAACCTTACAGATGATAAATGGATTTTAGGAGGAGGAATTAAAAATCTATTCCACACCATTACAAATGGAGGTCGAGACGGTAAAGGGATGATTGCCTGGAAAGGAACCCTTAAGCCAAAAGAAATACAAAAAGTGGCAAGCTATATTCTGTCTTTACAAGGAAGTAATCCTAAAGATCCTAAAGAGGCAGAAGGAGAAGTTTGGGTAGATGATAGTGCTCCTAAAACCGATGCCGCCGCCGCAACCACAAAAGATACCACAGAAGTTAAAAAATAA
- the ccoG gene encoding cytochrome c oxidase accessory protein CcoG produces the protein MSNLPDEAFRDTIGTIDEGGKRKFIFPKKPSGKFYDYRKIVSYVLLAILFINPFIKVNGNQFMMFNILERRFNIFGFPFWPQDFYLFVISMLVGVVFIILFTVVFGRIFCGWICPQTIFLEMVFRRIEYWIDGDRGSQSRLARMEWNSEKIRKRVLKWTIFFLISFLIANIFLAYLVGSDTLFLMIEQGPIVQASNFIALLIFTGIFYFVFVWFREQVCIIACPYGRLQGVLLDNKSINVAYDFVRGEKEEGRAKFKKNEDRALTGKGDCIDCLQCVHVCPMGIDIRNGTQLECTNCTACIDECDHIMESVGLPKGLIRYASEDEIAKKEPFKFTSRMKGYSAVLFILLSIFVGMLFLRTDVQAVVLRLPGQLFQHDGEKISNVYTYKIVNKTMKDYNDIHFELIDQKGEIKNVGKRHFKVAKEGISQGTLFIEIDEVLLESDKTKVKIGVYNGSELLETTTTNFLGPRSFN, from the coding sequence ATGTCAAATTTACCAGACGAAGCTTTTAGAGATACCATTGGAACAATAGATGAAGGTGGTAAACGAAAATTTATATTTCCTAAAAAACCGTCTGGTAAATTTTATGATTATAGGAAAATTGTCAGCTATGTTTTATTGGCAATTTTATTCATAAATCCTTTTATTAAGGTTAATGGGAATCAGTTTATGATGTTCAATATCTTGGAACGTCGTTTTAATATTTTTGGATTTCCATTCTGGCCACAGGATTTTTATCTCTTTGTAATTTCAATGCTTGTCGGCGTTGTATTCATAATTTTATTTACTGTTGTTTTCGGAAGAATATTTTGTGGCTGGATCTGTCCACAGACTATTTTCCTTGAAATGGTTTTTCGTCGTATAGAATATTGGATTGATGGAGATCGTGGTTCTCAGTCTCGTTTAGCAAGAATGGAATGGAATAGTGAGAAAATTAGAAAACGAGTTCTAAAATGGACTATATTTTTCTTGATCTCTTTCCTGATTGCCAATATCTTTCTCGCTTATTTAGTGGGAAGCGATACTTTGTTCTTGATGATAGAACAAGGCCCTATTGTTCAAGCTAGTAATTTTATTGCACTGCTTATATTTACTGGAATCTTCTACTTTGTTTTTGTATGGTTTCGTGAACAGGTTTGTATTATAGCCTGTCCATACGGAAGATTGCAAGGTGTTCTTTTGGACAATAAATCAATAAATGTTGCTTACGATTTTGTTCGTGGTGAAAAAGAGGAAGGCCGTGCAAAATTCAAAAAAAATGAAGATAGAGCATTAACTGGAAAAGGAGATTGTATTGATTGTCTTCAATGTGTTCATGTTTGTCCAATGGGAATCGATATTAGAAACGGAACACAGTTAGAATGTACAAACTGTACGGCTTGTATAGATGAATGTGATCATATTATGGAATCTGTAGGATTGCCAAAAGGTCTTATTCGCTATGCTTCTGAAGATGAAATTGCAAAAAAAGAACCTTTCAAGTTCACATCAAGAATGAAAGGATATTCAGCTGTTCTTTTTATTTTATTGAGTATTTTTGTTGGTATGCTGTTTTTAAGAACAGATGTTCAGGCAGTTGTTCTACGTTTGCCTGGTCAGTTGTTTCAGCATGATGGTGAAAAAATCAGTAATGTTTACACGTATAAAATTGTAAACAAAACAATGAAAGACTACAACGATATTCATTTTGAACTAATCGATCAAAAAGGAGAAATTAAAAATGTAGGGAAAAGACATTTTAAAGTTGCTAAAGAAGGAATTTCTCAAGGAACATTGTTTATCGAAATTGATGAAGTTTTATTAGAAAGTGATAAAACAAAAGTAAAAATAGGAGTATACAACGGTTCTGAACTTCTAGAAACTACAACAACAAATTTCTTAGGACCGCGAAGTTTTAATTAA
- a CDS encoding FixH family protein, which translates to MKFNWGTGIVIAFGLFMTFILYFVFEVQSNSKYDNDLVVEEYYKHDTHFQEEMARIQNAHDLQHKPSIKYTGEGVAVIFPAGFESDKVKGNIQLYRPSNKKFDFNTQIALTNSEIIIPQKKLIKGRWDVNMEWQYEGKKYLTKEVIYVN; encoded by the coding sequence ATGAAATTTAATTGGGGAACTGGAATTGTCATTGCATTCGGATTGTTTATGACATTTATCTTGTATTTTGTGTTTGAAGTACAGTCAAATTCTAAATACGATAATGATTTGGTTGTAGAAGAATATTATAAACATGATACGCATTTTCAAGAAGAAATGGCAAGAATTCAGAATGCGCACGATTTACAGCATAAACCATCTATCAAATACACAGGAGAAGGTGTTGCTGTAATTTTTCCCGCAGGATTTGAAAGTGATAAAGTAAAAGGAAATATTCAATTGTACAGACCTTCGAATAAAAAATTCGATTTTAATACTCAAATTGCCTTAACCAATTCAGAAATAATTATTCCGCAGAAAAAATTAATAAAAGGACGCTGGGATGTTAATATGGAATGGCAGTACGAGGGTAAAAAATATCTAACTAAAGAAGTTATTTACGTAAACTAA
- a CDS encoding sulfite exporter TauE/SafE family protein encodes MLFSAFFLGLISSLHCVGMCGPIAMMLPVDRQNEAKKATQIMTYHFGRLTAYSTIGLIFGLLGRGFFLAGLQQKMSIIIGVIMIIVVLIPEKKFAQYNFSKPVYKIISKVKANLGSQFKNKSYKSLFTIGLLNGFLPCGMVYVALFGAIAMQSAGYGVLYMLLFGIGTIPLMTVVVYVNSLLKLPFRNKIQKAIPYVAVIIGVLFILRGLGLGIPYISPSNMSLFVQQTPNCH; translated from the coding sequence ATGTTATTCTCTGCTTTCTTTTTAGGTTTAATTAGTAGTCTGCATTGTGTCGGAATGTGCGGGCCAATTGCCATGATGCTTCCCGTAGACAGGCAAAATGAAGCTAAAAAAGCAACGCAGATTATGACGTATCACTTCGGTCGACTAACAGCTTATTCAACAATTGGATTGATTTTCGGATTGCTCGGAAGAGGTTTTTTTCTGGCAGGATTACAACAGAAAATGTCAATAATTATTGGGGTAATCATGATTATTGTGGTGTTGATTCCTGAGAAAAAATTTGCTCAATACAATTTTTCTAAGCCTGTTTACAAAATCATTTCAAAAGTTAAAGCTAATCTTGGAAGCCAGTTTAAAAATAAGAGTTATAAATCTCTTTTTACAATTGGTCTTTTAAACGGTTTTTTACCATGCGGAATGGTTTATGTCGCTTTATTTGGTGCAATTGCAATGCAAAGTGCAGGTTATGGAGTTCTTTATATGCTTTTATTTGGAATAGGAACGATACCGTTAATGACAGTTGTGGTTTATGTCAACTCATTATTAAAACTGCCTTTCAGAAACAAAATCCAAAAGGCAATTCCTTATGTAGCCGTTATAATTGGTGTTTTATTTATCCTTCGTGGATTGGGATTGGGAATTCCTTATATTTCTCCTTCAAACATGAGTTTGTTTGTACAGCAGACTCCAAACTGCCACTAG
- the hemN gene encoding oxygen-independent coproporphyrinogen III oxidase, translated as MKISLTQKYNVPGPRYTSYPTVPYWNEADFTSEKWITTLRQSFSESNSKNGISLYIHLPFCESMCTFCGCNKRITKNHSVEEKYIQAVLKEWKMYCDLLPEKPIIKEIHLGGGTPTFFSKENLECLINGIFNHAVKAEKHEFSFEGHPNNTTHEQLKKLYDLGFRRVSFGVQDYSPTVQKAINRIQPFHNVAKVTFWAKEIGYTSIGHDIIFGLPFQTIEDVVDTVEKTNSLKPDRLAFYSYAHVPWIKGNGQRGFNDENLPKDAEKRKLYEIGKKLLTQNGYHEIGMDHFALKDDSLYKAAHNGNLHRNFMGYSASKTQVMIGLGVSSISDSWYSFAQNTKNLEEYYEILESDKLPVVKGHILNDEDLIIRKHILNLTCELETSWTAESLNFTELPEVLTALKEIENDNLIVIENNKIKITEEGRPFVRNICMAFDLHLKRKSPETNLFSMTV; from the coding sequence ATGAAAATTTCTTTGACTCAAAAGTATAATGTTCCAGGTCCAAGATATACTAGTTACCCAACAGTTCCATATTGGAATGAAGCTGACTTTACATCCGAAAAATGGATTACTACTTTAAGGCAATCATTTTCTGAAAGCAATTCAAAAAACGGAATAAGTTTATACATTCACCTTCCTTTCTGTGAGAGTATGTGCACTTTTTGCGGGTGCAACAAACGTATTACAAAAAATCACTCGGTAGAAGAAAAATACATTCAGGCAGTTCTGAAAGAATGGAAAATGTATTGTGATTTGCTTCCTGAAAAACCCATAATTAAAGAAATTCATTTAGGAGGAGGAACTCCGACCTTCTTTTCAAAAGAAAATTTAGAGTGTCTTATTAACGGAATTTTTAATCATGCTGTAAAAGCAGAAAAACATGAATTTAGTTTTGAAGGACATCCAAATAACACCACTCACGAACAGCTTAAAAAATTATATGATTTAGGCTTTCGCCGAGTAAGTTTTGGCGTACAAGATTATTCACCTACAGTTCAAAAAGCAATCAATAGAATTCAGCCATTTCATAATGTTGCCAAAGTAACATTTTGGGCTAAAGAAATTGGCTACACTTCAATTGGGCACGATATTATTTTTGGCCTTCCATTTCAAACCATAGAAGATGTAGTTGATACTGTCGAAAAAACCAATTCACTAAAACCCGATAGATTGGCATTTTATAGCTATGCGCACGTGCCTTGGATAAAAGGAAACGGACAACGTGGTTTTAATGATGAAAACCTGCCAAAAGATGCCGAAAAGAGAAAACTATACGAAATTGGTAAAAAACTTCTTACCCAAAATGGCTATCACGAAATTGGCATGGATCATTTTGCCCTAAAAGATGACAGCTTATACAAAGCTGCGCACAATGGAAATCTTCATAGAAACTTTATGGGCTATAGCGCTTCTAAAACTCAAGTTATGATCGGTCTAGGTGTTTCTTCAATTAGCGACAGTTGGTACAGTTTTGCGCAAAACACTAAAAATTTAGAAGAGTATTACGAGATTTTAGAATCTGATAAACTTCCTGTTGTAAAAGGTCATATTTTAAACGATGAAGATCTTATCATTAGAAAACATATTCTGAATTTAACTTGCGAACTAGAAACTTCCTGGACTGCAGAATCTTTAAATTTTACCGAACTTCCTGAAGTGTTAACTGCTTTGAAAGAAATAGAAAATGATAATTTAATTGTTATTGAAAACAATAAAATTAAGATTACAGAAGAAGGAAGACCTTTTGTCCGCAATATCTGCATGGCATTTGATTTACATCTAAAAAGAAAGTCACCGGAAACAAATCTGTTTTCGATGACTGTATAA
- a CDS encoding DoxX family protein, producing MENVKSLNKWANSHTYLPVDLVRIVLGGFLFMKGVSFVTNIQYLHDLISPIDKYGGGMFMLHYIAPAHMIGGIMIIFGLLTRWAIAAQLPILFGAVLVNSMGRMHSESLVLAIVVLLVCIFFLFYGSGKHSADYYFKMQQ from the coding sequence ATGGAAAATGTAAAAAGTTTGAATAAATGGGCAAATTCGCACACTTATTTACCAGTTGATTTAGTACGTATTGTTTTGGGTGGATTTTTATTTATGAAAGGTGTCTCTTTCGTCACCAATATTCAATACCTGCATGATTTGATTTCCCCTATCGATAAGTATGGCGGAGGCATGTTTATGCTGCATTACATTGCTCCTGCCCACATGATTGGTGGTATAATGATTATTTTTGGGCTTTTAACCCGATGGGCGATTGCGGCTCAATTACCCATTTTATTTGGTGCCGTTCTTGTCAACTCTATGGGAAGAATGCATTCTGAAAGTTTAGTTCTAGCTATAGTCGTTTTATTAGTCTGCATATTCTTCCTCTTTTATGGAAGTGGCAAACATTCTGCAGATTATTACTTTAAAATGCAACAATAA
- a CDS encoding acyl-CoA carboxylase subunit beta: MDLNFNKNEDHNKLLLSELKQKLAKVKLGGGEKRIEKLHSEGKMTARERIAYLLDENSKSIEIGGFAGEGMYTEHGGCPSGGVVVKIGYIRGKQCIVVANDATVKAGAWFPITGKKNLRAQEIAMENRLPIIYLVDSAGVYLPMQDEIFPDKEHFGRIFRNNAQMSSMGITQIAAVMGSCVAGGAYLPIMSDEALIVDKTGSIFLAGSYLVKAAIGETIDNETLGGATTHCEISGVTDYKAKDDKDALDKIKNIVDKIGDFDKAGYSRIKAEKPTLDPNEIYGILPRARTEQYDMMEIIKRLIDNSEFEAYKEGYGQSLITGYARIDGWAVGIVANQRKVVKTKKGEMQFGGVIYSDSADKATRFIANCNQKKIPLVFLQDVTGFMVGSKSEHGGIIKDGAKMVNAVSNSVVPKFTVIVGNSYGAGNYAMCGKAYDPRLIFAWPSAELAVMGGTQAAKVLAQIEASSLKAKGEKVDEAKETELLDKIKARYDAQTSPYYAASRLWTDAIIDPLETRNWISMGIEAANHAPIQKPFNLGVIQV, encoded by the coding sequence ATGGATTTAAACTTCAATAAAAACGAAGATCACAATAAATTACTTCTTTCTGAACTAAAACAAAAATTAGCAAAAGTTAAATTAGGCGGAGGCGAAAAAAGAATCGAGAAATTGCATTCTGAAGGAAAAATGACAGCTCGCGAAAGAATTGCTTATTTATTGGACGAAAATTCTAAAAGTATTGAAATTGGAGGTTTTGCCGGAGAAGGAATGTACACTGAACATGGCGGATGTCCTTCAGGAGGTGTTGTGGTAAAAATTGGCTATATCAGAGGAAAACAATGTATCGTGGTTGCCAATGATGCTACTGTAAAAGCTGGAGCTTGGTTCCCGATAACAGGAAAGAAGAACCTACGAGCGCAGGAAATCGCAATGGAAAACCGACTTCCAATTATTTACCTTGTAGATAGCGCAGGAGTTTATCTACCTATGCAAGATGAAATTTTTCCAGATAAAGAACATTTCGGACGTATCTTTAGAAATAATGCACAAATGAGCAGTATGGGAATTACTCAAATCGCTGCCGTTATGGGAAGTTGTGTTGCTGGTGGTGCATATCTACCGATTATGAGCGACGAAGCTTTAATCGTTGACAAAACTGGAAGTATTTTCCTTGCTGGAAGCTATTTAGTAAAAGCTGCTATTGGCGAAACAATCGACAATGAAACTCTTGGCGGAGCAACAACTCATTGCGAAATTTCAGGTGTTACTGATTATAAAGCTAAAGACGATAAAGATGCTTTAGATAAAATCAAAAACATTGTAGATAAAATTGGCGATTTTGACAAAGCTGGCTACAGCAGAATCAAAGCCGAAAAACCTACTTTAGATCCAAACGAAATTTACGGAATTCTCCCTAGAGCGAGAACCGAACAATACGATATGATGGAAATCATTAAACGTTTGATTGATAATTCAGAATTTGAAGCTTATAAAGAAGGCTACGGACAATCTCTCATTACAGGTTATGCCAGAATTGATGGCTGGGCTGTCGGAATCGTTGCCAATCAGAGAAAAGTGGTAAAAACTAAAAAAGGCGAAATGCAGTTTGGTGGCGTTATTTATTCGGATAGCGCTGATAAGGCAACTCGTTTTATAGCCAATTGCAATCAGAAAAAAATTCCTTTAGTATTTTTACAAGACGTTACAGGCTTTATGGTGGGTTCAAAATCTGAACACGGCGGAATTATTAAAGACGGTGCCAAAATGGTAAATGCTGTGAGTAATTCTGTTGTTCCAAAATTCACTGTTATTGTTGGAAATTCATACGGAGCAGGAAATTATGCTATGTGCGGAAAAGCTTATGATCCTCGATTAATATTTGCCTGGCCAAGCGCAGAACTTGCCGTTATGGGCGGAACGCAAGCCGCAAAAGTACTGGCGCAAATTGAAGCTTCTTCTCTCAAAGCAAAAGGAGAAAAAGTCGATGAAGCAAAAGAAACCGAATTATTAGATAAAATAAAAGCCCGTTACGATGCACAAACATCGCCATATTACGCTGCTTCTAGACTTTGGACAGATGCCATCATTGACCCACTCGAAACCCGTAATTGGATTTCCATGGGAATCGAAGCAGCAAACCATGCTCCTATTCAAAAACCTTTTAATCTGGGAGTCATTCAAGTGTAA